One Arachis hypogaea cultivar Tifrunner chromosome 18, arahy.Tifrunner.gnm2.J5K5, whole genome shotgun sequence genomic window, TAGTATCCTCTTTTTAAAATCGAATAACTATAATcttttgaaggaaaaaaaaaaagtgttatcaATCTAAACATTATGTTACTAGAAAGAGCAAACTATATCACTATAACACTGTCAAATAGTTAATCAAGTAGTAGGTAAGTTTGTCTTCTCTTCAATAATCTTGAGTTTAATCAATATGATATTTATTTGTTTGATATATAAGGGATCATTTAGGCATACTTCTAAATTCTTTGACTATAGATATTTACTAAGCTCCCCAACTAAAATGATATACCTTTtgcatataataaataaagatggAATTCACATCTTTTATAATACGAGATCGTTTCTTATTGATTAGACGAACCATTTTACCTAGGGTGTGTTCGGAATTATATTCTATAGAATTGGaattgattttatttaaaattaaatcatttGTTTGAATAGATATTAAAAGAGGAATAGAATTGATTTATAAATTCTATAgacttatattataattaaactcaaatttcttaatttttgagaagatatggtttgaaattaaaatgatttgatgtcttaattaaaatataaaaaaacatgtTTAGCATTTaggtattaatataattttaattgtcTGAGCAAGTTATTCCAATCATTCGGTCAGGACAATCAAATAGATTAAGCAGACTGCACCAGTTATTTAAGTAGATCGGACTTACAATCTCAACTAACTGTGATTATTAGtggtgataaaaaattatatagtaaataaaaaataaaaaaatcaaatcaaattattattttattttttaaatcaaattattattttacattattaattttaaatacaatCATTTATTTCTAATTCAATTCAtttcaaattaaatcaaataaattctaaatatattttgttcaaaaaaacACCATTATTGTTGATAATGTATTGTTAATAATGCCTCATTGGCAAAATAAGTGAATATAGGGTGGGGGTGGTTTGAATAAatagcaatgcaagaagaaaataaaacaaaaaacaaaaattagtaGTTACATGGGGCTAGATGAATTAATTGACATCAGCAAAGTTTTGGCCGtataaaatctattttaaatataaatcctCTCACTGTCTCACATTAACATTTTCTTTGAAAGgttgtaataaaataataataataaggatgaGAAAGTGATTGTTGCCTTCTTGGTCTTAATTTCTCCTTAAAATAATaagcagaaaataaaacaaaattgttgAATTCAGTTCCTGTGCCACACCAAGTAACGAAGTCAAACCGCCGCCGTTATTTTGTGACTAAATCCACCTAAGCAAAGTTGATATGATGTTTTTCCCAAAATCCACTTCATATATAAAAGCCAAGGtgactttattatttatttttgaaggggagtttattatttattactcACGTGCATTGTCTCATTTCATTACTTATAAACCAATGCAAGtttattatttatcatttttgtaaatactaaatagaatttcttttttctttaatttgtgttgaGTGTTAGTACTATAGAGTGAAATGATTTCTCTAATTAACTAGCTTccacattaataaaaaaaataaaaaaaaaatacaggacATGGAGATTTCAAgggttagttattaattatttgatggAAAAAACTATCTATAAGTAAGCTGATTAATTATCTTTCATTTGTTTCATAGATACCATAGGCTAATGTTGGGTCAATATTAGACCTAGGAAATATCTTGATATTAGGCCCAAAAATATAATGTTGGTGTATTAGTTTAACCAACAATCACATGTGGGATTTTATGAACCACATCTAAGGCCTTTTAGTTTTCCTAGCAACATTGGACTTGGAAAGTTGACTTCTGAGTTTTGACATTATAAAAAAGGGCCTATTGAGAGGTATAATTTCTTTGTTTGAGGACAACACTTATCATCTTTCCTAAAACATTTCAGATCTCAAGGGACACCTATcccaaaaatttatttaattaatctctcaaaaatattatatttcatAGTGTAAGTGTATGTGTAACTGTTCAGGGAAATTTCATTTcttcaatatatttattatttctatattttaatataatatttatgaaccattttcattttttactttttacataAGTATATAGTGAATCAAATGCAATATTATTTTTCTTGGTATAATCATAACAATatgaaataatataatattagtaaaattATAGAAAGCTCCTCAATTTATTTATTGCTTCCATGGAAAAATGTGGTGTATTAATTACTTTAAAAATGTCAACGATCTAAAAAGAGAAGAGCATGTGAAAAAGGGTTATGATGGCTTGTGTCTATTGTGGACGGTGCCATCATCATGCACAAGTATAAAATCCTGCTCTTTTTTCATAAGCTTGCTTGCCAAGATTTATCATAGCTAACTTTCAttcttagaaagaaaaagaaaaggtaataaaatgaaaagaaaataaagaagaagaagaaaaaaaaagtgtgcaAGTTACAAGCCAAAATAGCATAATGAGCATCAATCTTACTTTAGTTAATTACTATGGGTTTGGTCCCTCTtcctaaaaagaaaaaatgtttaGCCAAATATTCATATTAGGAATAGAACTATAGTTTGgttaatctaaaaattaaatttatttttaggttagtcaaaaatataatttagttaattaatcaaattgattttatatgataaaattgattattaactggttaaaaaaatttaaaaatcgatttttaaccaattataaaaataaaaactaatttttaaaaataaccgGTTTAAAAAAACggtttttacattaaaaaaattaagtttaaaaaaaattaaaaaccaggTTAATTAATCGGTATTTACAAAAAATTCGATTAACCAATTTGAACACAAGAATTACATAAAAtttagttttgattttgcttaatcagttaaaaatcaattttaaaatttagttttggttaacaattttttaataatatgaatataatttttaaaattattttattaaattaattaactaaaatgtggttataattttttaaccaattaattacaatttagttattttatgtaCACTCCTAATTAGGGATAGGATAGCATCACATTTAATTTTATACATACAAAGAATGTGATCGTATGTGACATGACATTTTTCTAAGTACTTAAGTTAGTATTTATGGTTATaggtttttattattaattaatcttatgcaattttaattaatataggGAAAAATATATTGATCCaagaaataaattatataactaattaaaataaaagaaatgctaTGCAGACATTGTTTGGATGTTCAAACAGAATAACACTTCTCATATAAACATTTGAATATGGATGGTTTCATTGAGAGggggggaaaaaaaaaagatgaaagagTAGACAACGAAGCATTTTAAGGAAAGTAATTGGTTATGATTTATAGATCCTAAGCTACAAAGAGAAGTGTTAATGCATATTATAGTCTATATATAACATTTCTCTTAAAATAATAATACTTACTAACAATAGCCTTCTTCTATTTTAAGTCAAAACAAAAAAGTTTATTGAACATCACATCATTCGCACTTAACTTCTGACTTATGAGTTTGTTAGAGGCTCATTAATTTAAATATGGGAAACATTTTGGTGAATTGGGAGAAAATGGAGCAACTGTATGTATTACATAGAGGTGGACCTGTCAGATGATCAGCACAACACGCAGGGGGCGTGGTGCATACAACACGTGGTGGGCGTGGAAGCTAGGTGGCATGCTGCGGTTGAGCCACCTAGGCAGCACGCAGGGGGCGTGCTTAGTCAGCACGCAGGGGACGTGCTTAGTCAGCACGCAGGGGACGTGCTGACGTGGCGGAACTTGGTTGGACAGCAGCTGCACCACGTGGGGGGCGTGTTGCGTCAGCACGCAGGGGGCGTGCTGACGTGGCGAAAGGTGATTGGTCCAAGTGTGCACCACGTGGGGGGCGTGTTAAGTGCACCGCTCTATATAAGGTAGAGCTCGATAGTGTTTTCCAAACCGAGTGAGTGagatttgagtgtgttgtgaggattCTTTGATGCTGTTGTTGGTGTAATGGAGGACACCGCAAATTTGGTGGTGTATCGTAATGGTGAGATAATACGTaatactcatgagggagtgagGTTTGTGTCAGAAAATATATTTTCGTTTGTGGTTCCGTGCACGATGACGTTAATGGAGCTGCAGAATGGCCTATGTCAAAGCATGGAGAATGGTACGTTAATGAGAGTGAGCAGAATTCTGTACCGGAATCCAGTTGTGgtttttggtggtctaatacagtttgataCCATTCCGATCACGGATGAAGCGAGTATGCAGAATATGTTTCAAATTCACCGGCAGACTTATATGAGACACCCGCAGATTGAgttgtacgttgagtttgaaGCTGTAGAGGCAGTAGCGGTCCAAAATGATATAGATGTAAATGATGATATAGCTGCGGTGTACGAAGGGTTGAATAGTGACAGCGAAGAGGACTTTGAAGCCACCTATGAAGCCGGCGACGAAGATGAGGATGGTGATGTGGGAGTTGAGGCAGCAGTGGAAAATGTAGTGGTTCATCCCTCGAGCAGTCAACCGATGGGTGTTCCACCTTTTATGTGTGAGTTGGATCTCGACGCCATGCATGCCCCCGAGTTTCCAGAATATGCAAACAGAGGTACGTGTTGACTAAATAAGAAGTTTTTGTTACTTTATACCTTGGACTGTGCAATGAACGATGATTTCGGCTTTCTGTAGGTATTGCTGATCCTGAGGACGGAGAGTTCCGAATTGGAATGGAATACAGTTCTAGAAAGTCGGTCGTTGCAGCAATTAGAAGTTTCACTATATCTAGAGGAGTTGACTATgatgtgtatgagtctgagccacagacgttctatgcaaaatgcaagatgtACGGGCGTGGATGTGACTGGCTTATCCGAGCCAGCTTGATACGAAGAAAAGGTTGCTGGGAGATACGCAGATACAACGGTAGGCACACGTGCACCATCGGAACGATTTCACAGGATCATTCCAAGTTGGACTCAGATACAGTTGCTGAGGCTATAAGGCCGTTGGTCGAGACGGATCCGTCCATCAAGGTGAAATCTATAATTGTGGAAGTCCAGTCAAGGTTCAACTATACCATCAGTTAtcgaaaggcttggttggcaaagcagaagtccGTTGCCAACGTCTTCGGTGATTGGGAGGAATCTTACCAAGCATTGCCGTGGTGGCTCTCGGTCATGGTGCAGAAGATTCCTGGTTCAGTTGTCCAAATAGAAACACGACCACTCTACAACGGGAATGAAGAGGCACAAGGTGTAAAAATACTTCATCGTGTATTttggagtttcaatccatgcatTAGGGCATTCAGGCATTGCAAGCCCCTGGTTCAGGTTGACGGCACACACCTATACGGAAAATACAAAGGTACACTTCTAGTCGctgttgcacaagatgggaaccaAAACATTGTGCCTATCGCCTTTGCCTTGGTGGAAGGTGAGACAGCTGATGCGTGGCACTTCTTCCTCAGGAATCTGCGAGAGTATGTTGTTAGAAAAGACGGTGTGGGTATGATCTCAGACCGGCATGAGTCAATACGGGCAGCAGTTAATCGTTCCGGTGATGACTGGCAACCTCCAAGAGCATGGTGGATGTTTTGTATAAGACACATCGGCAGTAACTTCTTAAGGGCATTCAAAGTCCCTCACTTGCAGAAGCTTGTTGTCAATATAGGGTATTCAAGAACGGTGGAGGAGTACAATATCAACTATAAGAGGTTGGAAGAGCGAGGCGAGGCATATGCCATGTGGTGCGATGCCATCGGACTCAGACATTGGGTATTGGCATTCGACGAGGGACATCGATGGGGCCATATGACAACGAACCTTGTCGAGTGTATTAACTCAGTGTTGAAGGGTGCCCGTAATCTACCTGTGTTGGCGCTGGTCCGAGCAACATATTACAGGTTAAATGAACTCTTTACGCGGAAGAGTGCCGAGACTCACGAACGTAAGCGTGCTGGATTTACGTACTCCGCATTTGCGCAACAGCGGATAGAAGCAAGTATGCAACAGGCTGGGAATATAGTTGTGCACCGCTTTGATAGACGAAATGAGGTGTTTGAGGTGCGCGAAACGACTACTGGGAAGGTGTTAGTTGTTGATCTAGCGCGACGGACGTGTGACTGTGGGCACTTCCAGGTTGAACGAATACCATGTCGCCATGTTATTGCTTGCTGTGCTAACCAGCGGCTCGATTGGCAGTTGTATGTGCATGATGTGTACAAGATGACGGAAGTTTGTAAGGTATATAGGTTTGAGTTTGCACCATTAGGAGATCCCGAGACATGGCCTCCTTATGAGGGACCCACATTGGTCGCTAATCCCGCACTGAGGCGAACGTCTAAAGGCAGGCCCAAACTGACCCGATACCTGAATGAAATGGACTCACGTGACATGCGTGGTCCTCGGATATGCCGTCTCTGTGGTGCTCAGGGTCATAGTCGGAGTAGGTGTCCGCAGCGTGCTGGACCGAGTGGTGCTGGTTCATAGTTTAGTATGGTCATGTTTGTACTTTTTAATTTGCATTTCGTCAGTTGATGCTTTGGAAATCAGATgtgtttgtatttttcaaatgAATTCTATCCATTGATATCTTAATGTCTGCTTAATATTGTCATTAACTGATTTCTTTAGTTAATATACAAAAAAAGGAACTACAGGTTACATAAGTTAACAAAGCAAACATTAAACACGAATCACATTAACTTAACTCCGAAAATAAAATCTAGATAACCTAAACCGAAGCTCACTTCTTTCCACCAAAGTACCTCAGTCCCTTACCCATAATGCCCAGACTGAATCGCGATGGAGTATACCTATCAGGTGGATTTCGCTCCGTCCGTAGGTCATATGGGTGACCACGAACTGAGTCATCCACCCCCGGAGCGGCCGACCCACCTGCATCTGTCGGAGTGGCCGACCCACCTGCATCTGTCGGAGCGGCCGACCCGCCAACCTCTGCTGGAGCGGATGATCCGGGGTTGAACGTGTCAACAACTGTGTATGCCCGCTGACGGTGCATAAAACCACTATCACATGACGCACTCCCTGACGTGCGGTCGGAGGTACGACCCTGCAAACCATGAGCCATATCTACTGATGCCCTACGTGGATCAGCTGACACCGACAGTGAGGGTATACCACTGAAATCTGACCAGCCACCCAAACCAGCCTCTCCGCcgctggagaagtcaaaccaatctGTACCGGAAGGAATGGTAAGTATGGGATCATGATGCTGGCCGGACTGACCGTGGTCACTGTGCTGAGAATGGTGGCTGCTCTGAGCGTGGGGGCTGTGCTGAGAGTGCTGAGAATGGTGGCTGCTCTGAGCGTGGTGGCTGTGCTGAGAGTGGTGACTTCCCTGAGAGTGATGGCTACCATGACTGTAGGCCGATGACTGTGGTATATAATAAGGAATCGGCTCAAACACTGCATGCTGTGGGGCAAGTGGCTGTGGGGCAGGTGGCTGTGGGGCAGGTGGCTGTGGATGATGAGGAACGTAGGCCGTCAATCTCAACAGATGTCCATAGGAGCGTACGTACCAATCCCGATACTCTACCGTCGGGAAAAAATCCCAGGTCGGAAGGGGGTGCCGATCCCGCAGTCGACTGTGTCGCCTGTTGGCCCACTCCTCTATCCATGGTCCATGCAAGACTGTCCAGTCATGTTGCTGCACTCCACGTAGAACGACGCAATGCTGATCAACTGGAATATCCCTTGCTGCCCGCGGAGGAGGTTGTGCATATCCATACTGACGCATCATTCGATCCGCAGGGTGCCACTCGACACACTCGAACGACAACAACGGAGCAAC contains:
- the LOC112769806 gene encoding uncharacterized protein, translating into MEDTANLVVYRNGEIIRNTHEGVRFVSENIFSFVVPCTMTLMELQNGLCQSMENGTLMRVSRILYRNPVVVFGGLIQFDTIPITDEASMQNMFQIHRQTYMRHPQIELYVEFEAVEAVAVQNDIDVNDDIAAVYEGLNSDSEEDFEATYEAGDEDEDGDVGVEAAVENVVVHPSSSQPMGVPPFMCELDLDAMHAPEFPEYANRGIADPEDGEFRIGMEYSSRKSVVAAIRSFTISRGVDYDVYESEPQTFYAKCKMYGRGCDWLIRASLIRRKGCWEIRRYNGRHTCTIGTISQDHSKLDSDTVAEAIRPLVETDPSIKVKSIIVEVQSRFNYTISYRKAWLAKQKSVANVFGDWEESYQALPWWLSVMVQKIPGSVVQIETRPLYNGNEEAQGVKILHRVFWSFNPCIRAFRHCKPLVQVDGTHLYGKYKGTLLVAVAQDGNQNIVPIAFALVEGETADAWHFFLRNLREYVVRKDGVGMISDRHESIRAAVNRSGDDWQPPRAWWMFCIRHIGSNFLRAFKVPHLQKLVVNIGYSRTVEEYNINYKRLEERGEAYAMWCDAIGLRHWVLAFDEGHRWGHMTTNLVECINSVLKGARNLPVLALVRATYYRLNELFTRKSAETHERKRAGFTYSAFAQQRIEASMQQAGNIVVHRFDRRNEVFEVRETTTGKVLVVDLARRTCDCGHFQVERIPCRHVIACCANQRLDWQLYVHDVYKMTEVCKVYRFEFAPLGDPETWPPYEGPTLVANPALRRTSKGRPKLTRYLNEMDSRDMRGPRICRLCGAQGHSRSRCPQRAGPSGAGS